The Primulina tabacum isolate GXHZ01 chromosome 16, ASM2559414v2, whole genome shotgun sequence genome window below encodes:
- the LOC142529883 gene encoding uncharacterized protein LOC142529883 isoform X2: MSSAEFDTDLRGSSANPTTLGISEYAFADINNLEHCAKYLNQTLVTFGFPASLDLFADDPVSVARTCNCMYALLQQRQRDIEFRESANEQRQRLMSDISRLEAKVERLETQLSGKDRDIATMTRTEAKATAAFKSQIDKLQQERDEFQKMVLGNQQVRTQQIHEMKKKEKEYIKLQERLNQVLVEKKKESRSGMEIMNLLQKEGRPRGTWNGKKADNEFYKKIVDAYEVKNQELAAENADLRALLRSMQDMFDLPLHMARDQIEESLRTKMTSIKERMFQLQDSHKVAELTSDVTERELELEAQLVEARSIIQEQASIMSKRLAKPEKPRRLSGYMGTDRDLLLSLPSERM, translated from the exons ATGTCTTCTGCTGAATTTGACACCGATCTCAGA GGATCTTCAGCTAATCCAACTACTCTGGGTATAAG TGAGTATGCTTTTGCGGACATAAACAACTTGGAGCACTGTGCTAAGTATTTGAATCAAACCCTCGTGACCTTCGGCTTCCCTGCTTCGCTCGATCTCTTCGCTGATGATCCG GTTTCGGTGGCTAGGACTTGCAATTGCATGTATGCATTGTTGCAGCAGAGACAGAGGGACATTGAGTTCAGGGAGTCAGCCAATGAACAGAGGCAACG ACTTATGTCAGACATTTCAAGGTTGGAAGCCAAGGTTGAGAGGTTGGAAACACAGTTATCTGGCAAAGATAGGGACATAGCAACAATGACTAGAACG GAAGCTAAAGCTACTGCAGCTTTCAAGTCCCAAATTGATAAGTTGCAGCAGGAGCGAGATGAATTTCAGAAGATGGTTTTGGGTAATCAG CAAGTTAGAACTCAGCAGATACATGAGATgaagaaaaaagagaaagagTATATAAAGTTGCAG GAACGTCTTAATCAAGTATTAGTGGAGAAAAAGAAGGAATCTAGGTCTGGAATGGAAATTATGAATCTACTACAG AAAGAAGGCCGGCCACGTGGTACTTGGAATGGAAAAAAGGCTGATAATGAGTTCTACAAAAAGATT GTGGATGCTTATGAAGTCAAAAATCAAGAACTTGCCGCAGAGAATGCTGATTTGAGGGCATTGCTACGTTCAATGCAG GACATGTTTGATCTGCCTCTTCACATGGCTAGAGATCAAATAGAAGAAAGTCTCCGAACAAaaatgacttctataaag gaGCGCATGTTTCAACTCCAAGATTCACATAAGGTGGCAGAACTCACTTCAGATGTAACAGAGAGAGAATTAGAGCTAGAAGCTCAGCTCGTTGAAGCAAGGAGTATCATTCAAGAGCAG GCATCTATTATGTCTAAACGTCTCGCCAAACCTGAGAAACCGAG GAGATTAAGCGGCTATATGGGTACAGACAGGGACTTGCTGTTGTCATTGCCATCTGAG CGGATGTAG
- the LOC142529883 gene encoding uncharacterized protein LOC142529883 isoform X1: MSSAEFDTDLRGSSANPTTLGISEYAFADINNLEHCAKYLNQTLVTFGFPASLDLFADDPVSVARTCNCMYALLQQRQRDIEFRESANEQRQRLMSDISRLEAKVERLETQLSGKDRDIATMTRTEAKATAAFKSQIDKLQQERDEFQKMVLGNQQVRTQQIHEMKKKEKEYIKLQERLNQVLVEKKKESRSGMEIMNLLQKEGRPRGTWNGKKADNEFYKKIVDAYEVKNQELAAENADLRALLRSMQADMREFLNAPNGKPSCPVNERADTDPSMSPLGGRTDMFDLPLHMARDQIEESLRTKMTSIKERMFQLQDSHKVAELTSDVTERELELEAQLVEARSIIQEQASIMSKRLAKPEKPRRLSGYMGTDRDLLLSLPSERM, translated from the exons ATGTCTTCTGCTGAATTTGACACCGATCTCAGA GGATCTTCAGCTAATCCAACTACTCTGGGTATAAG TGAGTATGCTTTTGCGGACATAAACAACTTGGAGCACTGTGCTAAGTATTTGAATCAAACCCTCGTGACCTTCGGCTTCCCTGCTTCGCTCGATCTCTTCGCTGATGATCCG GTTTCGGTGGCTAGGACTTGCAATTGCATGTATGCATTGTTGCAGCAGAGACAGAGGGACATTGAGTTCAGGGAGTCAGCCAATGAACAGAGGCAACG ACTTATGTCAGACATTTCAAGGTTGGAAGCCAAGGTTGAGAGGTTGGAAACACAGTTATCTGGCAAAGATAGGGACATAGCAACAATGACTAGAACG GAAGCTAAAGCTACTGCAGCTTTCAAGTCCCAAATTGATAAGTTGCAGCAGGAGCGAGATGAATTTCAGAAGATGGTTTTGGGTAATCAG CAAGTTAGAACTCAGCAGATACATGAGATgaagaaaaaagagaaagagTATATAAAGTTGCAG GAACGTCTTAATCAAGTATTAGTGGAGAAAAAGAAGGAATCTAGGTCTGGAATGGAAATTATGAATCTACTACAG AAAGAAGGCCGGCCACGTGGTACTTGGAATGGAAAAAAGGCTGATAATGAGTTCTACAAAAAGATT GTGGATGCTTATGAAGTCAAAAATCAAGAACTTGCCGCAGAGAATGCTGATTTGAGGGCATTGCTACGTTCAATGCAG GCTGATATGCGTGAATTTCTAAATGCTCCAAATGGGAAGCCGTCGTGTCCTGTCAATGAAAGGGCAGATACAGACCCTTCAATGTCCCCATTAGGTGGAAGGACG GACATGTTTGATCTGCCTCTTCACATGGCTAGAGATCAAATAGAAGAAAGTCTCCGAACAAaaatgacttctataaag gaGCGCATGTTTCAACTCCAAGATTCACATAAGGTGGCAGAACTCACTTCAGATGTAACAGAGAGAGAATTAGAGCTAGAAGCTCAGCTCGTTGAAGCAAGGAGTATCATTCAAGAGCAG GCATCTATTATGTCTAAACGTCTCGCCAAACCTGAGAAACCGAG GAGATTAAGCGGCTATATGGGTACAGACAGGGACTTGCTGTTGTCATTGCCATCTGAG CGGATGTAG